One genomic window of Terriglobales bacterium includes the following:
- a CDS encoding alpha-L-fucosidase, protein MNRRELLKLAVGTTAGALAPGLVKPLVAAATPAPATKRTPALAAYERLRFGVSYHFSMNTFTGDDYETGKVPATIYNPTHLDVRQWIRVARDLGARYAVLTAKHMSGFCLWDSKGYDYDVAASGNKTDVVAAFVSACREYGLKPGFYYCILDPHNEGKFDWDAPIGDKYYQLIKHHLTELHSKYPHTFYQLLDITWKISPEQRWELYRLIKHYSPNCIVVMNQAYYQSRRNLGRICEPKSWPTDVINAEDTLPPPEGHNPHIGFEGKTYYMPMEAWIPTGPPYKPLPPMHSWFWREEFRTMDAANIAQVYRDCMQRNCNLLLNLSPDKRGLLPDEAVETLREVAKRIKAKRIKK, encoded by the coding sequence TTGAATCGACGAGAATTGCTGAAACTCGCGGTGGGAACAACCGCGGGAGCTTTGGCGCCGGGATTGGTGAAGCCGCTTGTCGCCGCCGCTACGCCGGCGCCGGCCACCAAGCGCACACCTGCGCTCGCCGCCTACGAGCGTCTGCGCTTCGGAGTTTCCTACCACTTCAGCATGAACACGTTCACCGGTGACGATTATGAAACCGGCAAAGTGCCCGCCACCATCTACAACCCAACTCACCTCGATGTGCGGCAGTGGATTCGGGTCGCGCGAGACCTCGGAGCACGCTATGCAGTGCTTACCGCGAAGCACATGTCAGGCTTCTGTCTCTGGGATTCAAAGGGCTATGACTATGATGTGGCCGCGAGCGGCAACAAAACGGACGTAGTCGCGGCGTTCGTCTCAGCCTGCCGCGAATATGGTTTGAAGCCGGGCTTCTATTATTGCATTCTCGACCCCCACAACGAAGGTAAGTTCGACTGGGACGCACCCATCGGGGACAAATATTACCAACTCATCAAGCACCATCTGACGGAGCTGCACTCCAAATATCCGCATACCTTTTACCAGCTCCTCGATATCACCTGGAAGATTTCGCCGGAACAACGATGGGAACTGTATCGGCTCATCAAGCACTACAGCCCGAACTGTATTGTGGTCATGAACCAGGCGTATTACCAGAGCCGGCGCAACCTGGGCCGCATCTGCGAGCCCAAGAGTTGGCCCACGGACGTCATCAACGCTGAGGACACGCTGCCGCCTCCCGAAGGGCACAATCCGCACATTGGGTTCGAGGGCAAAACCTATTACATGCCCATGGAGGCGTGGATCCCGACCGGGCCGCCATACAAGCCGCTGCCTCCGATGCATAGTTGGTTTTGGCGCGAGGAGTTCAGAACCATGGATGCGGCTAACATCGCGCAGGTGTATCGCGACTGCATGCAGCGCAATTGCAATCTGCTGCTGAATTTATCTCCCGATAAACGTGGCCTCCTGCCGGACGAGGCGGTTGAAACACTGCGAGAAGTGGCGAAGCGTATTAAGGCGAAGCGTATTAAGAAGTGA
- a CDS encoding GGDEF domain-containing protein: MELQTVGSVASKDARGDTNLGQSAHSAEIQAQIQGLSGRDWQLWGIGSLVILVLTVGFLTLVRPNLPAEASPMLVDNRYLPQLFLGLVSLVVLLNVYLVAQRRSLDHTRRRLVRELVFNERIEHFSLVDPLTQLLNRRGMEQITPREISRANRLGSNLIFVLLDLRDFKGLNARLGQTAGDQLLIHFARLLTSTFRGGDGLYRYGGDEFLVVMPDTTEAEVEPSISRLAKKVDLWNVSSNAPYEMAFDWVATPYVPALTLIDVLRRAEDNMLLKKHPPLAQPNKKVEMMPRPSGAGAAAGK, translated from the coding sequence ATGGAACTCCAAACTGTGGGAAGTGTGGCTTCCAAGGATGCACGTGGGGACACCAACTTAGGGCAATCCGCCCATTCGGCTGAGATCCAGGCACAGATTCAGGGGCTCTCCGGACGCGACTGGCAACTATGGGGCATTGGGAGCCTTGTGATTCTGGTGCTTACAGTGGGTTTTTTGACACTCGTCCGACCCAACCTACCCGCGGAAGCGAGCCCCATGCTGGTGGATAACCGTTACCTGCCTCAGCTCTTTCTGGGACTGGTTTCTCTGGTAGTCCTGCTGAATGTCTATTTAGTCGCGCAGCGGCGGTCCCTGGATCATACGCGGCGGAGACTGGTTCGCGAACTGGTGTTCAACGAACGCATTGAACATTTTTCGCTGGTGGATCCTCTCACTCAACTTCTCAATCGGCGCGGAATGGAGCAGATTACTCCGCGGGAGATTTCACGCGCTAATCGCCTGGGAAGCAACTTGATTTTTGTGCTGCTCGATCTGCGGGACTTCAAGGGATTGAACGCTCGATTAGGACAAACAGCCGGCGACCAACTGCTCATCCATTTTGCCAGGCTCCTCACCAGCACATTCCGCGGGGGCGATGGCCTTTATCGCTATGGCGGTGACGAGTTTCTTGTAGTGATGCCGGATACCACGGAAGCCGAAGTTGAGCCGTCGATCAGCCGGCTCGCGAAGAAAGTAGATCTTTGGAATGTCAGCAGCAATGCGCCTTACGAAATGGCGTTCGACTGGGTAGCCACTCCCTACGTTCCGGCGCTCACACTAATTGACGTATTGCGCCGGGCCGAGGACAACATGCTCCTGAAAAAACATCCGCCGCTCGCCCAGCCCAATAAAAAAGTGGAGATGATGCCTAGGCCGTCGGGCGCCGGCGCCGCCGCCGGGAAGTAA